The Meleagris gallopavo isolate NT-WF06-2002-E0010 breed Aviagen turkey brand Nicholas breeding stock chromosome 10, Turkey_5.1, whole genome shotgun sequence genome contains a region encoding:
- the APOBEC4 gene encoding putative C->U-editing enzyme APOBEC-4: protein MNPGEKIFQEYLTNQGTVVKPYRWQTQSQTCSKCPYHIRTGEEARVPYAEFLRAFGFPCRSTAHAQTHHLLFYELRSFSGTVVQKGHASSCVEQDSHPESMLFEADGYLDAVIRAYGNTGCITLYSNYSPCNEAYHCCISKIYNFLLKHPETTLCLYFSQPYHIEDSFPTAAWNRQALRSLASLWPWVTLQPLPMGTRCHLLSNFVYGIPGSTLQHPASPPGTVSDGQNPHQINNLRGVKTYCRKAFPQTTHKEPAVQQNPKAFSFSRPAFQQPLPAKKGSLPHPVSQRHSVLFPGLFLPSQRERLHPRPINIVRHLKMPKELINISRNPEALSASRN from the coding sequence ATGAACCCAGGAGAGAAAATTTTCCAAGAATATCTGACAAACCAGGGGACTGTGGTAAAGCCCTATCGCTGGCAGACGCAGAGCCAAACCTGTTCTAAGTGTCCCTATCACATACGGACAGGTGAAGAAGCAAGAGTTCCTTACGCAGAGTTTCTCAGGGCCTTTGGATTCCCatgcagaagcacagcacatGCACAAACGCACCACCTTCTCTTCTATGAACTGAGGAGCTTCTCTGGCACCGTAGTCCAAAAAGGCCACGCCAGCAGCTGTGTTGAACAGGACAGCCACCCGGAATCCATGCTGTTTGAGGCAGACGGTTATCTGGATGCAGTGATACGTGCCTACGGAAACACTGGCTGCATCACCCTCTATTCAAATTACTCTCCTTGTAACGAGGCTTACCACTGCTGCATAAGTAAAATCTACAACTTCTTGCTGAAGCACCCAGAAACCACGCTCTGCCTCTACTTCTCCCAGCCTTACCACATCGAGGACAGCTTCCCCACGGCCGCTTGGAACCGCCAAGCCCTGCGCAGCCTGGCCAGCCTGTGGCCATGGGTCACACTACAACCACTGCCCATGGGGACTCGGTGTCACCTCCTCTCCAACTTCGTGTATGGCATCCCGGGGTCAACGCTTCAGCATCCAGCTTCACCACCAGGAACCGTATCAGATGGACAGAATCCACACCAAATTAACAACTTAAGAGGAGTGAAAACCTATTGTAGGAAAGCATTTCCACAAACAACACACAAAGAGCCTGCTGTGCAGCAAAACccaaaggctttttctttttctcgCCCTGCCTTCCAGCAACCTTTACCAGCGAAAAAGGGCAGTCTACCACATCCTGTGTCTCAAAGACACTCGGTGCTTTTTCCAGGCTTGTTTCTGCCCTCCCAGAGGGAACGTCTCCACCCCAGACCTATAAATATTGTAAGGCATTTAAAAATGCCAAAGGAGTTAATTAATATAAGTCGTAATCCTGAAGCGCTGTCGGCCAGCAGGAACTGA